From Frateuria aurantia DSM 6220, one genomic window encodes:
- the recJ gene encoding single-stranded-DNA-specific exonuclease RecJ: MDGLNPATVRRREPLGASHGWSPQVHPALQRVYAARGVLTPDEAEYRLARLLAPTQLGGLDAAAALLAEVIDAGGDILVAGDYDCDGATGTAVAVRALQRLGASRVGYVIPDRAVHGYGLSAALIESLPRLPSLILTVDNGVASVEGVALAQARGCRVIVTDHHLPGDVLPTADAMVNPNLPDEGFPSKALAGVGVMFYLMLALRAWLRARGDYADRPEPDLSGLLDLVALGTVADLVPLDFNNRILVDAGLRRIRSGRACPGILGLLEVGKRDPARISASDLGFAVGPRLNAAGRLEDMSLGVECLLTDDVGQARDYAEQLDRINRERRALQSDMVEEAQVLADDVLADTRAVGICLYEPSWHPGVIGLVASRVKDQRHRPVVAFAPASAEQPDALRGSARSISGFHIRDALALIDAREPGLIERFGGHAMAAGLSLPLAHYPRFAELFNQLASETLSAEQLSAVLHTDGELAPGEAGLELAQQLRQAGPWGQAFPEPLFDNVFDCVNWRMMGEKHWRLRLRDPRDGRHLDAVMFNIDVDTVPPARLHAVYELAVNEWQGRLEVRMILRQIGPA, from the coding sequence ATGGACGGACTGAATCCGGCGACGGTACGCCGCCGTGAGCCGCTGGGTGCTTCGCATGGCTGGAGTCCGCAGGTGCATCCGGCCTTGCAGCGGGTCTACGCCGCCCGTGGCGTGCTGACCCCGGACGAAGCCGAATACCGGCTGGCGCGCTTGCTGGCGCCGACACAATTGGGCGGCCTCGATGCCGCCGCCGCCTTGCTGGCCGAGGTGATCGATGCCGGCGGCGATATCCTGGTCGCCGGCGACTACGATTGCGACGGTGCCACCGGCACCGCCGTGGCGGTCCGTGCGCTGCAACGGCTTGGCGCGAGCCGGGTCGGCTATGTGATTCCCGACCGGGCCGTGCATGGCTACGGCCTCAGCGCGGCCTTGATCGAATCGCTGCCGCGGCTGCCGAGCCTGATCCTGACCGTGGACAATGGCGTGGCCAGCGTGGAAGGTGTGGCTCTGGCGCAGGCCCGAGGCTGCCGCGTGATCGTCACCGATCATCATCTGCCGGGCGATGTGCTGCCGACGGCCGATGCGATGGTGAATCCGAACCTGCCGGACGAAGGCTTTCCCAGCAAGGCCCTGGCCGGCGTCGGCGTGATGTTCTATCTGATGCTGGCGCTGCGTGCCTGGCTGCGCGCGCGTGGCGATTACGCCGACCGTCCCGAGCCGGATCTGTCCGGCCTGCTGGATCTGGTCGCCCTGGGCACGGTGGCTGACCTGGTGCCGCTGGATTTCAACAACCGGATTCTGGTCGATGCCGGTCTGCGCCGGATCCGCAGTGGCCGGGCCTGTCCCGGCATTCTCGGCCTGCTCGAAGTCGGCAAGCGTGATCCGGCCCGCATCAGTGCTTCTGACCTGGGTTTTGCGGTAGGTCCGCGGCTGAATGCGGCGGGCCGGCTGGAAGACATGAGCCTGGGGGTGGAGTGCCTGTTGACCGATGATGTCGGTCAGGCCCGTGACTACGCGGAGCAGCTCGATCGCATCAATCGCGAGCGCAGGGCCTTGCAGTCGGACATGGTCGAGGAGGCCCAGGTGCTGGCCGACGACGTGCTGGCCGACACCCGCGCCGTCGGCATCTGTCTGTACGAACCCTCCTGGCATCCCGGCGTGATCGGACTGGTCGCTTCGCGGGTCAAGGATCAGCGGCACCGGCCGGTGGTGGCCTTTGCGCCGGCCAGCGCCGAGCAGCCCGATGCCTTGCGTGGCTCGGCCCGTTCCATCAGCGGCTTTCATATCCGCGATGCACTGGCGTTGATCGATGCCCGCGAACCCGGTCTGATCGAACGCTTCGGCGGTCATGCGATGGCGGCCGGTCTCAGCCTGCCGCTGGCGCATTACCCGCGTTTTGCCGAGTTGTTCAACCAGCTGGCCAGCGAAACCTTGAGCGCTGAACAGTTGTCGGCCGTGCTGCATACCGATGGCGAGCTGGCGCCCGGCGAAGCCGGACTGGAACTGGCGCAGCAATTGCGGCAGGCCGGCCCTTGGGGCCAGGCCTTCCCCGAGCCGTTGTTCGACAATGTCTTTGACTGCGTCAACTGGCGCATGATGGGCGAGAAGCACTGGCGGCTGCGGCTGCGTGATCCGCGTGACGGTCGGCATCTGGACGCGGTGATGTTCAATATCGATGTGGATACCGTGCCGCCGGCCCGCCTGCATGCGGTCTACGAGCTGGCGGTCAACGAATGGCAGGGCCGGCTGGAAGTCCGCATGATCCTGCGCCAGATCGGACCTGCCTGA
- a CDS encoding putative bifunctional diguanylate cyclase/phosphodiesterase, whose amino-acid sequence MSNRIEARQRSLARRLLPLGYGLGAIVILIMGLTWGALQIQVTLGGFLDAESVWSKYQKQAVIELGEYAVTGHESNLQAFRRYAAILQSDAWARDALIHGQGDRRQVAEAFVRGKILPSATGGISVLLRWGSWVPWADRAIDAWRQTDSWIGQLNGIADQLEQAYRGRPPPPPSELQHLRERILAVNNVIQPLTLVFSSELAEGAQSISRALYLGVMAVILLTFLLWMLTAQRVVVSIHDSQERYQRLFDNANTGIVVIDPLTRTILDANRTVRMWTGRHADWMTSHTLDVLFEDELVDLARPQTQRLRDSHPPGRVVELQRSSAQWRGREVLQIVLRDITERLLMDEERRVAAEALAGIVEGVMIAGPDRRVMFANPACTKITGYSQRELRGRVLDSSRSQFDGQPLPASIWETLAAGGNWTGEVLSQTADGECYPEMLSLSTILGDNGEVRRYVAVFSNITSTKDNQRRLEHLATHDSLTGLLNRVEFERRCRKALTEAESSHRAVAIMFIDLDGFKTVNDSYNHDVGDQLLILVAERIRLQLGPKVSVARIGGDEFTALVPDLGTREEVAGMVTGLLTRLFEPVRVGDYEFTLGASIGIAGYPLDGLDSASLMVSADAAMYAAKMEERNTFRFYSPLMQADSRRRLRLATELRRALGADEFFMAYQPSVELKTGRIVAVEALLRWRHPERGCVMPGEFIEAAEQMGLIRRIDEWVLQAACAQIERWDRAGVPPIRVAVNLSAHGFSQEGFVDSLQRLIQRHGFDPSRLMIEITERVMLRLGEDTERAMRALHHLGVGVAIDDFGTGYSSMAYLKLPAIEYLKLDRSFVSGLPGNPDDVAIIEALLGIARALGLHTIAEGVEVEAQHQFMLRAGCEEGQGYYYAYPLDAAEIERLLCRDPGHQPMPLRLVGSGGGADRTTE is encoded by the coding sequence ATGTCCAATCGGATTGAAGCCCGGCAGCGTTCCCTGGCCAGACGGCTGTTGCCGTTGGGATATGGCCTGGGTGCGATCGTGATCCTGATCATGGGCTTGACCTGGGGGGCGCTGCAGATTCAGGTCACTCTCGGCGGTTTTCTCGACGCCGAGAGTGTCTGGTCCAAGTACCAGAAGCAGGCCGTGATCGAGCTGGGCGAGTATGCCGTCACCGGTCACGAGAGCAATCTGCAGGCTTTTCGTCGCTACGCCGCGATTCTGCAATCCGATGCATGGGCCCGGGATGCACTGATCCACGGTCAGGGGGATCGACGGCAGGTGGCGGAAGCCTTCGTGCGTGGCAAGATCCTGCCTTCGGCCACCGGCGGCATCTCGGTGCTGCTGCGCTGGGGCTCGTGGGTGCCCTGGGCTGACCGGGCCATTGATGCCTGGCGGCAGACCGACAGCTGGATCGGCCAGCTCAATGGCATTGCCGACCAGCTGGAGCAGGCCTACCGGGGCAGGCCACCGCCGCCCCCGAGCGAGCTGCAGCACCTGCGTGAGCGGATTCTTGCCGTCAACAACGTGATCCAGCCGCTGACCCTGGTGTTTTCCTCCGAGCTGGCCGAGGGCGCACAGTCGATCTCGCGTGCCCTGTATCTTGGTGTGATGGCGGTGATCCTGCTGACTTTTCTGCTGTGGATGCTGACCGCACAGCGGGTGGTCGTCAGCATTCATGACTCGCAGGAGCGTTATCAGCGGCTGTTCGACAATGCCAATACGGGCATTGTCGTCATCGATCCGCTGACCCGGACCATTCTGGATGCCAATCGCACGGTAAGGATGTGGACCGGCCGTCATGCCGACTGGATGACCTCGCATACTCTGGATGTCTTGTTCGAGGATGAGCTGGTGGATCTGGCCAGGCCGCAGACCCAGCGGCTGCGCGACTCGCATCCCCCGGGTCGAGTGGTTGAGCTGCAGCGTTCCAGCGCGCAGTGGCGCGGCCGCGAAGTGCTGCAAATCGTGTTGCGCGATATCACCGAGCGACTGCTGATGGACGAGGAACGTCGGGTTGCTGCGGAGGCTCTGGCGGGGATTGTCGAGGGCGTGATGATCGCCGGTCCGGATCGGCGCGTCATGTTCGCCAACCCGGCCTGCACCAAGATCACCGGCTATTCCCAGCGGGAGTTGCGCGGGCGGGTGCTGGACAGTTCGCGCAGCCAGTTTGACGGCCAGCCCCTGCCGGCCTCGATCTGGGAAACGCTGGCGGCCGGCGGCAACTGGACCGGAGAAGTCCTCAGCCAGACCGCCGATGGCGAATGCTATCCGGAAATGCTGAGCCTGAGCACCATTCTTGGCGACAATGGTGAAGTCCGCCGCTATGTGGCGGTCTTCAGCAATATCACCAGCACCAAGGACAATCAGCGCCGGCTGGAACATCTGGCCACCCATGATTCGCTGACCGGACTGCTGAACCGGGTCGAGTTCGAGCGTCGCTGCCGCAAGGCGCTGACGGAGGCGGAAAGCAGCCACAGGGCGGTGGCGATCATGTTTATCGACCTGGATGGCTTCAAGACGGTCAACGACAGCTACAACCACGATGTCGGCGATCAGTTGCTGATCCTTGTCGCCGAGCGGATACGCCTGCAACTGGGTCCCAAGGTCTCGGTGGCGCGTATTGGCGGCGACGAATTCACGGCCTTGGTGCCCGACCTTGGCACCCGCGAGGAAGTGGCCGGGATGGTGACCGGCCTGCTGACACGGCTGTTCGAACCGGTGCGGGTCGGCGATTACGAATTCACTCTGGGCGCCAGCATCGGCATCGCCGGTTATCCGCTGGACGGCCTGGATTCGGCCAGCCTGATGGTCAGTGCCGATGCAGCGATGTATGCCGCCAAGATGGAAGAGCGCAATACCTTCCGTTTTTACTCGCCCTTGATGCAGGCCGATTCACGACGTCGTCTGCGGCTGGCGACCGAATTGCGGAGGGCCCTGGGGGCTGATGAATTCTTTATGGCCTACCAGCCCAGCGTCGAGCTCAAGACCGGGCGCATCGTCGCGGTGGAAGCCTTGCTGCGCTGGCGGCATCCGGAGCGCGGCTGCGTGATGCCGGGTGAGTTCATCGAGGCCGCCGAGCAGATGGGCCTGATCCGGCGAATTGATGAATGGGTGCTGCAGGCGGCCTGTGCCCAGATCGAACGCTGGGATCGTGCCGGTGTCCCGCCGATCCGGGTGGCTGTGAATCTTTCGGCCCACGGTTTCAGCCAGGAAGGTTTCGTCGACAGCCTTCAGCGGCTGATTCAGCGTCACGGTTTCGATCCTTCGCGGCTGATGATCGAGATCACCGAGCGGGTGATGTTGCGGCTGGGCGAAGATACCGAGCGGGCGATGCGGGCCCTGCATCATCTGGGCGTGGGCGTGGCGATCGACGATTTCGGCACCGGTTATTCCTCGATGGCCTATCTCAAGCTGCCGGCCATCGAGTATCTGAAACTGGACCGATCCTTCGTTTCGGGCCTGCCGGGCAACCCGGATGATGTGGCGATCATCGAAGCGCTGCTGGGCATTGCCCGCGCCCTGGGCCTTCACACCATCGCCGAAGGCGTGGAGGTCGAGGCGCAGCATCAGTTCATGTTGCGGGCCGGCTGCGAGGAAGGGCAGGGCTATTACTACGCCTACCCGCTGGATGCGGCCGAAATCGAGCGGCTGTTATGTCGCGATCCGGGGCATCAGCCGATGCCTCTGCGCCTGGTCGGCTCAGGAGGCGGCGCGGACCGCACCACCGAATAG
- a CDS encoding TenA family transcriptional regulator has product MNNHVNFERHGDLQDLHSYPRWAQDMVHDNTDSKRLINEHELCLAMRDATLGPVATRHFMTGLWPVIERFPGYMSMNLLKTRYGRSQGDDMARRWLVRNIRVEQNHADYWIAWAEGAGISREQVLHGQVPQGTDTLANWCEEVSRADTLAAGMIATNYAVEGATGELSQVVYASETYRESLPSEGRKLSLRWLQLHAAYDDAHPWEALEIICTLMGMNPKAEDVAHLRECIRRSYVSLKISLDRCLVQWSSDTLSGPREAVSTERDNEVAA; this is encoded by the coding sequence ATGAACAACCACGTCAACTTCGAACGCCACGGTGATCTGCAGGATCTGCACAGCTATCCGCGCTGGGCCCAGGACATGGTGCACGACAACACCGACTCGAAGCGGCTGATCAACGAGCACGAGCTCTGCCTTGCCATGCGCGATGCCACGCTGGGTCCGGTCGCCACCCGTCACTTCATGACCGGACTCTGGCCGGTCATTGAGCGGTTTCCCGGCTACATGTCGATGAATCTGCTGAAAACCCGCTATGGGCGCAGCCAGGGGGACGACATGGCCCGTCGCTGGCTGGTCCGCAATATCCGGGTCGAGCAGAATCATGCCGATTACTGGATTGCCTGGGCCGAAGGTGCCGGCATCAGTCGTGAGCAGGTGCTGCATGGCCAGGTGCCGCAGGGGACCGACACGCTGGCCAACTGGTGCGAGGAGGTGTCGAGGGCCGATACACTGGCTGCCGGCATGATTGCCACCAATTACGCGGTTGAAGGGGCGACCGGCGAGCTGTCGCAAGTGGTGTATGCCAGTGAGACCTACCGCGAGAGTCTGCCCTCGGAAGGTCGCAAGCTGTCCCTGCGCTGGTTGCAGTTGCATGCTGCCTACGACGATGCCCACCCCTGGGAGGCACTTGAGATCATCTGCACCCTGATGGGCATGAACCCCAAGGCTGAAGATGTGGCGCATCTGCGCGAATGCATCCGTCGCAGCTATGTCAGCCTGAAGATCTCGCTGGATCGCTGCCTGGTCCAGTGGTCGTCGGATACGCTATCCGGACCGCGTGAAGCGGTATCGACGGAACGCGACAATGAAGTAGCAGCTTAA
- a CDS encoding ABC-F family ATP-binding cassette domain-containing protein — protein MIAFRHFALRRGSRLLLSDLDLVIQTGWRLGVVGRNGCGKSSLFAALQGDVEADSGDLDMPSKVRMASVAQETPALPDAAIDYVLGGDEVLAAALRAESEAMDAGDMDAMARAHQTIEDINGYDGQARAGRLLHGLGFSPETHERPVKDFSGGWRVRLNLARALMCPSDLLLLDEPTNHLDLDAVLWLEEWLRHYQGTLLVISHDREFMDGVITHTLHLNEGTGKLYTGNYSAFERMRAEYLRQQQIAHVREQAERAHLQSFVDRFKAKASKARQAQSRVKRLEKLAGTEAIRAERPFRFSFAKPDRLPDSMLQLEAVQAGYPADGGEAAVTILADVQFRLEAGERIGLLGPNGAGKSTLVKTLVGELEPQAGERKVHKDLKIGYFAQHTVESLQEGASPFDHLQQQAPGASTQAIRDFLGTWNFAGDRAFESVDGFSGGERARLALALIAWEKPNLLLLDEPTNHLDLDMREALADALAEFDGALVLVSHDRHLLGLVCDEFWRVADGVAESFDGDLDDYARWLKSRGAANRKGDKKGDRKADKKVAAAPAAAPVRRGDDKAVRQAISKLEQRMARIDEELADIQTKLADPEIYSGPTAVVKELGTRQASLAAEKARLEQDWMQQYERLEA, from the coding sequence ATGATTGCGTTTCGCCATTTTGCTTTGCGTCGGGGCAGCCGGCTGTTGCTGTCGGATCTCGATCTGGTGATCCAGACCGGCTGGCGTCTCGGCGTGGTCGGGCGCAATGGCTGCGGCAAGTCCAGTCTGTTCGCCGCCTTGCAGGGCGATGTCGAGGCCGACTCAGGCGATCTGGACATGCCGTCCAAGGTGCGGATGGCCTCGGTGGCGCAGGAGACGCCGGCCTTGCCGGATGCCGCCATCGATTACGTGCTGGGCGGTGACGAAGTGCTGGCCGCCGCCTTGCGGGCCGAATCCGAAGCCATGGATGCCGGCGACATGGATGCCATGGCCAGGGCGCACCAGACCATCGAGGACATCAACGGCTACGATGGCCAGGCCCGTGCCGGCCGGTTGCTGCACGGTCTGGGCTTCAGTCCGGAGACCCATGAGCGACCGGTCAAGGATTTTTCCGGCGGCTGGCGGGTGCGCCTGAATCTGGCCCGCGCCTTGATGTGTCCCTCCGACCTGCTGCTGCTTGACGAACCGACCAACCATCTCGATCTGGACGCGGTACTGTGGCTGGAAGAATGGCTGCGCCACTACCAGGGCACCTTGCTGGTGATTTCGCATGACCGCGAATTCATGGACGGGGTGATCACCCATACCCTGCATCTGAACGAGGGGACCGGCAAGCTGTACACCGGCAATTACAGTGCCTTTGAGCGCATGCGGGCTGAATACCTGCGCCAGCAGCAGATCGCCCATGTCCGCGAGCAGGCCGAGCGAGCGCATCTGCAGTCCTTTGTCGACCGCTTCAAGGCCAAGGCCAGCAAGGCCAGACAGGCCCAGTCCCGGGTCAAGCGGCTGGAAAAACTGGCTGGCACCGAGGCGATCCGTGCTGAACGGCCGTTTCGCTTCAGCTTTGCCAAGCCCGATCGGTTGCCCGATTCCATGCTGCAGCTGGAAGCCGTCCAGGCCGGCTATCCCGCCGACGGCGGCGAAGCGGCCGTCACCATTCTGGCTGACGTGCAGTTCCGCCTGGAGGCGGGGGAGCGGATCGGCTTGCTTGGACCCAACGGCGCGGGCAAGTCGACCCTGGTCAAGACCCTGGTCGGCGAGCTGGAACCGCAGGCCGGCGAGCGCAAGGTCCACAAGGATTTGAAGATCGGCTATTTCGCCCAACATACGGTGGAGAGTCTGCAGGAAGGCGCCAGTCCCTTTGACCATCTGCAGCAGCAGGCGCCTGGGGCTTCGACGCAGGCCATCCGCGATTTTCTGGGGACCTGGAATTTCGCGGGCGACCGGGCTTTCGAGTCGGTGGACGGTTTCTCGGGCGGTGAGCGCGCACGTCTGGCCCTGGCCCTGATCGCCTGGGAAAAGCCCAATCTGCTGCTGCTGGACGAACCGACCAACCATCTGGATCTGGACATGCGCGAAGCCTTGGCCGATGCGCTGGCCGAGTTCGACGGTGCGCTGGTGCTGGTTTCGCATGACCGGCATTTGCTGGGTCTGGTCTGCGATGAATTCTGGCGGGTGGCCGATGGCGTGGCCGAATCCTTTGATGGTGATCTGGACGACTATGCGCGCTGGCTGAAAAGCCGCGGAGCGGCCAATCGCAAGGGCGACAAGAAGGGTGACAGGAAAGCCGACAAGAAGGTGGCCGCTGCTCCGGCGGCGGCACCGGTTCGGCGCGGCGATGACAAGGCCGTCCGTCAGGCGATCAGCAAGCTGGAACAGCGGATGGCCCGTATCGACGAAGAGCTGGCGGATATTCAGACCAAGCTGGCTGATCCCGAGATCTACAGCGGTCCGACGGCGGTGGTGAAGGAGCTGGGTACCCGGCAGGCCAGTCTGGCGGCGGAGAAAGCCCGCCTGGAACAGGACTGGATGCAGCAGTACGAACGCCTGGAAGCCTGA